A genomic window from Brassica oleracea var. oleracea cultivar TO1000 chromosome C8, BOL, whole genome shotgun sequence includes:
- the LOC106310369 gene encoding prosaposin-like yields the protein MGPKAGTLVIILLGLTLLSDARSLDSEKVIKNEKVCTLCEEYVNVAISYLENNQTQAQIIEDLHDRCSHMRGFAQQCVTLVDYYVPLFFIQLESFQPQDFCKRMNLCDKVAALVEEARQDSCAVCHKTVSDILIKLQDPDTQLDIVELLLKGCKSFKNHEKKCKKLVFEYGPLILVNANDFLVKNDVCKLLRACPDEKTVLTQPGTADS from the exons ATGGGACCAAAAGCTGGAACGTTGGTTATTATCTTGCTGGGGTTGACCTTGCTTTCCGACGCTAGATCTTTAGACTCAG AGAAAGTTATAAAGAATGAAAAGGTTTGCACTCTGTGTGAGGAATATGTTAACGTTGCTATCAGCTACCTTGAGAATAACCAAACACAAGCACAGATAATCGAGGACCTTCATGATCGGTGTTCCCATATGCGCGGTTTTGCACAGCAG TGCGTAACTTTGGTTGACTACTATGTCCCTCTTTTCTTCATACAACTTGAGTCGTTTCAACCTCAAGATTTCTGCAAGAGGATGAATCTTTGTGACAAAGTGGCTGCACTTGTAGAAGAAGCCCGTCAGGATAGCTGCGCTGTATGCCACAAGACTGTTTCAGATATTCTCATCAAACTCCAAGATCCCGACACACAG CTGGATATAGTTGAGCTACTTCTCAAGGGATGCAAATCGTTCAAGAACCATGAGAAGAAG TGCAAGAAGTTGGTGTTCGAGTATGGACCTCTGATCCTCGTAAATGCAAACGATTTCTTAGTGAAAAATGACGTCTGCAAACTCTTACGCGCATGTCCAGACGAGAAAACGGTTCTAACGCAGCCCGGGACGGCAGATTCTTGA
- the LOC106310368 gene encoding UPF0725 protein EMB2204-like isoform X1, which yields MEELDLFKNPNEFPPRRGGYGLTHVDCVGRRAYTNDALVKLYAKLGLHRYNWLEGTNFELDSLMNFNMRGAASPYYMTLVVRLPSSGLQQIFQVLVAERRIGILDLTCLISRPQSKETETSKKESTPFLRPHSEPESTNYQDRLLGWTRIKSAIPWPSAFSDTKQRFYMLNESELQCDWISLYVELQSVLPIGKSQLRNSTSLSWRLSKWL from the exons ATGGAAGAGCTGGAT TTGTTCAAGAATCCCAACGAGTTTCCACCAAGACGTGGTGGCTATGGCCTGACACATGTGGATTGTGTTGGAAGGCGTGCATACACTAACGATGCCTTGGTGAAGCTCTATGCCAAGCTCGGCCTTCATCGCTACAATTGGTTAGAG GGGACAAACTTTGAGCTAGATAGCTTAATGAACTTCAACATGCGTGGTGCTGCATCTCCTTACTACATGACCTTGGTTGTGCGCCTTCCATCTAGCGGTTTGCAGCAAATCTTTCAGGTTCTCGTAGCGGAAAGACGTATTGGCATTTTAGATTTGACATGCCTCATCTCTAGACCTCAAAGTAAAG AGACCGAGACTTCAAAGAAAGAGTCAACTCCTTTCTTACGTCCACATTCCGAGCCAGAGTCTACAAACTACCAAGACAGATTGCTTGGCTGGACCAGGATCAAGTCAGCAATTCCATGGCCCTCCGCTTTCAGTGACACAAAGCAGCGTTTTTACATG TTGAATGAATCTGAGTTGCAATGTGATTGGATATCGTTGTATGTGGAATTGCAATCTGTACTTCCCATAGGAAAATCACAGCT GAGGAACTCAACAAGTTTGAGCTGGAGATTGTCCAAGTGGCTATAG
- the LOC106310368 gene encoding UPF0725 protein EMB2204-like isoform X2, with translation MEELDLFKNPNEFPPRRGGYGLTHVDCVGRRAYTNDALVKLYAKLGLHRYNWLEGTNFELDSLMNFNMRGAASPYYMTLVVRLPSSGLQQIFQVLVAERRIGILDLTCLISRPQKTETSKKESTPFLRPHSEPESTNYQDRLLGWTRIKSAIPWPSAFSDTKQRFYMLNESELQCDWISLYVELQSVLPIGKSQLRNSTSLSWRLSKWL, from the exons ATGGAAGAGCTGGAT TTGTTCAAGAATCCCAACGAGTTTCCACCAAGACGTGGTGGCTATGGCCTGACACATGTGGATTGTGTTGGAAGGCGTGCATACACTAACGATGCCTTGGTGAAGCTCTATGCCAAGCTCGGCCTTCATCGCTACAATTGGTTAGAG GGGACAAACTTTGAGCTAGATAGCTTAATGAACTTCAACATGCGTGGTGCTGCATCTCCTTACTACATGACCTTGGTTGTGCGCCTTCCATCTAGCGGTTTGCAGCAAATCTTTCAGGTTCTCGTAGCGGAAAGACGTATTGGCATTTTAGATTTGACATGCCTCATCTCTAGACCTCAAA AGACCGAGACTTCAAAGAAAGAGTCAACTCCTTTCTTACGTCCACATTCCGAGCCAGAGTCTACAAACTACCAAGACAGATTGCTTGGCTGGACCAGGATCAAGTCAGCAATTCCATGGCCCTCCGCTTTCAGTGACACAAAGCAGCGTTTTTACATG TTGAATGAATCTGAGTTGCAATGTGATTGGATATCGTTGTATGTGGAATTGCAATCTGTACTTCCCATAGGAAAATCACAGCT GAGGAACTCAACAAGTTTGAGCTGGAGATTGTCCAAGTGGCTATAG
- the LOC106310866 gene encoding probable LRR receptor-like serine/threonine-protein kinase At3g47570 isoform X2, whose amino-acid sequence MRNIRLFLFIALIMLLEAYGLTVETDRKALQDFKSQVSGDKQVVLSSWNNSVHVCNWKGVTCGVRHKRVTRLDLGGLQLGGVISQYIGNYLTGSLPKDVGRLDHLVHLAVENNRLFGQIPPSLGNCLTIELLSLQGNYFDGVIPDIKGLEGLKELDFSNNNLSGSIPRYLANFSSLEYLNLSVNNFVGSVPTDGAFRNATIVSVFGNKNLCGGIREFKLKPCVTTEVAPPSKGSKRSSLLKKVVIGVSVGITLLFLLFVFLLLIRKRKKTQQTNNQSPSTLEVFFPKMSYGEIRNATDGFSSRNMIGSGSFGTVFRAFLPAENKVVAVKVLNMQRRGAMKSFMAECESLKETRHRNLVKLLTACSSIDFQGNMFRALVYEFMPNGSLDTWLHPEEVEEIHMPSKTLTLLERLNIAIDVASVLDYLHVHCYEPIAHCDIKPSNVLLDNDLTAHVSDFGLARLLLKFDQESFFNQLSSAGVRGTIGYAAPEYGMGGQPSIQGDVYSFGVLVLEMLTGKRPTDELFGGNFTLHSYIKSVLPEQVLKIADKSFFDNGLIVGFPIAECLTLVLDVGLRCSEESPTNRLEMSEATKELISIRERFFKAR is encoded by the exons ATGAGAAACATAAGATTGTTTCTTTTCATTGCTCTCATAATGTTACTTGAAGCATATGGTTTGACCGTTGAAACTGATAGGAAAGCACTGCAGGATTTCAAATCTCAAGTTTCTGGAGACAAACAAGTTGTTTTGTCCTCATGGAATAACTCAGTCCATGTCTGCAACTGGAAAGGAGTTACATGCGGCGTCAGACACAAGAGAGTCACTCGTTTGGACCTAGGAGGGTTGCAGTTAGGGGGAGTGATATCACAATATATCG GTAATTATTTGACTGGCTCTCTTCCCAAAGATGTTGGACGACTTGACCATCTTGTTCATCTAGCTGTTGAGAATAATAGATTATTCGGACAAATCCCACCTTCATTGGGAAATTGTCTCACGATTGAATTACTCTCTCTGCAAGGGAACTATTTTGATGGAGTCATTCCTGATATTAAAGGGCTGGAAGGTCTTAAAGAACTTGATTTCTCTAACAATAATCTCTCTGGAAGTATACCTAGATATCTTGCAAACTTTTCTTCGCTGGAGTATCTCAATCTATCTGTTAATAATTTTGTGGGAAGTGTGCCAACAGACGGGGCATTTCGGAATGCTACTATAGTTTCAGTGTTTGGTAACAAAAATCTCTGTGGAGGCATCAGGGAATTCAAACTAAAGCCATGCGTTACTACTGAAGTAGCACCACCATCGAAGGGGTCAAAGCGTTCCTCTCTTTTAAAGAAAGTTGTGATCGGGGTCAGCGTAGGAATAACTTTGCTTTTTCTGCTCTTCGTTTTTTTACTTTTGATCAGAAAAAGAAAGAAGACCCAGCAGACCAATAACCAATCTCCTTCCACATTGGAAGTCTTCTTCCCAAAGATGAGTTATGGAGAGATCCGGAATGCGACTGATGGCTTCTCTTCGAGGAATATGATTGGGTCAGGAAGTTTTGGTACCGTGTTTAGAGCATTTCTCCCTGCTGAGAACAAGGTTGTTGCTGTGAAAGTTCTTAACATGCAGAGACGTGGAGCGATGAAGAGCTTTATGGCAGAATGTGAATCTCTTAAGGAAACAAGACATCGTAATCTTGTGAAATTATTGACGGCTTGTTCGAGTATTGATTTTCAAGGAAATATGTTCAGAGCTCTGGTCTATGAGTTCATGCCTAATGGGAGCCTTGATACGTGGCTGCACCCAGAGGAAGTGGAAGAGATTCATATGCCCTCGAAAACCTTGACACTTCTGGAAAGGCTCAACATTGCCATTGACGTGGCTTCTGTTTTGGACTATCTTCATGTTCATTGTTATGAACCTATAGCGCATTGTGATATTAAGCCAAGCAATGTCCTCCTAGATAATGATTTGACTGCCCATGTTAGCGACTTTGGTCTGGCTCGTCTTCTCCTCAAGTTCGATCAAGAGTCCTTCTTCAATCAACTAAGCTCAGCTGGTGTTAGAGGAACCATTGGCTATGCCGCACCAG AATATGGAATGGGAGGGCAACCATCAATACAGGGTGATGTGTATAGCTTTGGAGTTCTGGTTTTGGAAATGCTCACCGGAAAACGACCAACTGATGAGTTATTTGGGGGAAACTTTACTCTCCACAGCTACATCAAATCTGTGTTGCCAGAGCAAGTGTTGAAAATTGCAGACAAATCGTTTTTTGACAATGGTCTGATAGTTGGTTTTCCTATTGCTGAGTGCTTGACACTGGTTTTGGATGTGGGACTTAGGTGTTCTGAAGAATCACCAACAAACCGGCTCGAAATGAGTGAAGCTACAAAGGAGCTAATCTCAATCAGAGAGAGGTTCTTTAAAGCCAGATGA
- the LOC106310866 gene encoding probable LRR receptor-like serine/threonine-protein kinase At3g47570 isoform X1, which yields MRNIRLFLFIALIMLLEAYGLTVETDRKALQDFKSQVSGDKQVVLSSWNNSVHVCNWKGVTCGVRHKRVTRLDLGGLQLGGVISQYIGNLSFLISLDLSNNTFGGTIPHEVGNLLRLDYLDMSYNSLVGAIPISLFNCSRLLELYLNSNPLGGGVPSELGSLTKLVNLDLERNKLKGRLPASLGNLTSLMRVSFRDNSLQGEIPGDIGRLNQVVELMLAVNKFSGVFPSEIYNLSSLELLTIRDNHLSGFLRPDSDKLLPNLRFLNMGGNYFKGAIPASLANISNLLMLSLNANNLTGSIPSSFGKLQSLQLLSLFKNSLGSHSSVDLEFLGALTNCTQLKTLYVFGNRLGGHLPTTIANLSTNLRVLDLGTNFIFGSIPHDIGNLINLQSLALDGNHLTGLVPTSIGKLLQLEVLDLVSNGISGEIPSFIGNLTRLDALVLANNRFEGTIPPSLCNCTSLRYLIVELNKLNGTIPQEIMQIQSLVELDVAGNYLTGSLPKDVGRLDHLVHLAVENNRLFGQIPPSLGNCLTIELLSLQGNYFDGVIPDIKGLEGLKELDFSNNNLSGSIPRYLANFSSLEYLNLSVNNFVGSVPTDGAFRNATIVSVFGNKNLCGGIREFKLKPCVTTEVAPPSKGSKRSSLLKKVVIGVSVGITLLFLLFVFLLLIRKRKKTQQTNNQSPSTLEVFFPKMSYGEIRNATDGFSSRNMIGSGSFGTVFRAFLPAENKVVAVKVLNMQRRGAMKSFMAECESLKETRHRNLVKLLTACSSIDFQGNMFRALVYEFMPNGSLDTWLHPEEVEEIHMPSKTLTLLERLNIAIDVASVLDYLHVHCYEPIAHCDIKPSNVLLDNDLTAHVSDFGLARLLLKFDQESFFNQLSSAGVRGTIGYAAPEYGMGGQPSIQGDVYSFGVLVLEMLTGKRPTDELFGGNFTLHSYIKSVLPEQVLKIADKSFFDNGLIVGFPIAECLTLVLDVGLRCSEESPTNRLEMSEATKELISIRERFFKAR from the exons ATGAGAAACATAAGATTGTTTCTTTTCATTGCTCTCATAATGTTACTTGAAGCATATGGTTTGACCGTTGAAACTGATAGGAAAGCACTGCAGGATTTCAAATCTCAAGTTTCTGGAGACAAACAAGTTGTTTTGTCCTCATGGAATAACTCAGTCCATGTCTGCAACTGGAAAGGAGTTACATGCGGCGTCAGACACAAGAGAGTCACTCGTTTGGACCTAGGAGGGTTGCAGTTAGGGGGAGTGATATCACAATATATCGGTAATCTTTCGTTTCTCATATCACTCGATCTCTCTAATAACACTTTTGGCGGAACCATACCTCACGAAGTGGGAAACTTGCTTAGACTTGATTACTTAGATATGAGCTACAATTCTCTGGTAGGAGCGATTCCAATCAGCCTATTTAACTGCTCTAGATTGTTGGAACTCTATCTAAATTCAAATCCTCTTGGAGGAGGTGTTCCTTCAGAGTTAGGGTCATTGACGAAGCTTGTCAACTTGGATCTTGAAAGAAACAAGTTGAAAGGGAGGCTCCCTGCATCTCTTGGAAACTTGACATCGCTAATGAGAGTTAGTTTTAGGGATAATAGTTTACAAGGAGAAATTCCGGGCGATATAGGTAGATTAAATCAAGTGGTCGAACTTATGTTAGCAGTGAACAAGTTTTCTGGTGTTTTTCCTTCCGAAATATACAACTTATCCTCACTTGAGTTATTAACCATCCGCGATAATCATTTATCGGGTTTCTTGAGACCTGATTCTGATAAGCTGCTACCAAACTTACGTTTTTTAAATATGGGAGGTAACTATTTCAAAGGAGCCATTCCAGCATCACTTGCAAATATCTCGAATCTTCTGATGCTGTCACTAAATGCCAACAACCTGACTGGAAGTATTCCTTCGAGCTTTGGAAAATTGCAGAGTTTGCAACTTTTGTCTCTTTTTAAAAATAGTTTGGGAAGTCACTCGTCTGTAGATCTTGAATTCCTTGGCGCTTTAACTAACTGCACCCAACTAAAAACTTTATATGTTTTCGGAAATCGTCTCGGTGGTCACTTGCCAACCACCATCGCAAATCTGTCAACAAACCTCCGAGTTTTAGACCTTGGAACAAATTTCATCTTTGGAAGCATTCCTCACGACATTGGGAATCTGATAAACCTACAATCACTTGCGCTAGACGGAAATCACTTAACAGGTCTAGTCCCCACGTCTATTGGCAAGCTCTTACAATTAGAGGTGCTTGATCTCGTTTCAAATGGTATATCTGGAGAGATACCATCTTTTATAGGAAACCTCACTCGTTTAGACGCACTAGTCTTGGCCAATAATAGATTTGAAGGAACAATTCCACCGAGTCTTTGCAATTGTACTTCTCTACGCTATTTAATTGTTGAGCTTAATAAGCTGAATGGGACTATACCTCAGGAGATTATGCAAATTCAATCCCTTGTTGAACTCGATGTGGCAGGTAATTATTTGACTGGCTCTCTTCCCAAAGATGTTGGACGACTTGACCATCTTGTTCATCTAGCTGTTGAGAATAATAGATTATTCGGACAAATCCCACCTTCATTGGGAAATTGTCTCACGATTGAATTACTCTCTCTGCAAGGGAACTATTTTGATGGAGTCATTCCTGATATTAAAGGGCTGGAAGGTCTTAAAGAACTTGATTTCTCTAACAATAATCTCTCTGGAAGTATACCTAGATATCTTGCAAACTTTTCTTCGCTGGAGTATCTCAATCTATCTGTTAATAATTTTGTGGGAAGTGTGCCAACAGACGGGGCATTTCGGAATGCTACTATAGTTTCAGTGTTTGGTAACAAAAATCTCTGTGGAGGCATCAGGGAATTCAAACTAAAGCCATGCGTTACTACTGAAGTAGCACCACCATCGAAGGGGTCAAAGCGTTCCTCTCTTTTAAAGAAAGTTGTGATCGGGGTCAGCGTAGGAATAACTTTGCTTTTTCTGCTCTTCGTTTTTTTACTTTTGATCAGAAAAAGAAAGAAGACCCAGCAGACCAATAACCAATCTCCTTCCACATTGGAAGTCTTCTTCCCAAAGATGAGTTATGGAGAGATCCGGAATGCGACTGATGGCTTCTCTTCGAGGAATATGATTGGGTCAGGAAGTTTTGGTACCGTGTTTAGAGCATTTCTCCCTGCTGAGAACAAGGTTGTTGCTGTGAAAGTTCTTAACATGCAGAGACGTGGAGCGATGAAGAGCTTTATGGCAGAATGTGAATCTCTTAAGGAAACAAGACATCGTAATCTTGTGAAATTATTGACGGCTTGTTCGAGTATTGATTTTCAAGGAAATATGTTCAGAGCTCTGGTCTATGAGTTCATGCCTAATGGGAGCCTTGATACGTGGCTGCACCCAGAGGAAGTGGAAGAGATTCATATGCCCTCGAAAACCTTGACACTTCTGGAAAGGCTCAACATTGCCATTGACGTGGCTTCTGTTTTGGACTATCTTCATGTTCATTGTTATGAACCTATAGCGCATTGTGATATTAAGCCAAGCAATGTCCTCCTAGATAATGATTTGACTGCCCATGTTAGCGACTTTGGTCTGGCTCGTCTTCTCCTCAAGTTCGATCAAGAGTCCTTCTTCAATCAACTAAGCTCAGCTGGTGTTAGAGGAACCATTGGCTATGCCGCACCAG AATATGGAATGGGAGGGCAACCATCAATACAGGGTGATGTGTATAGCTTTGGAGTTCTGGTTTTGGAAATGCTCACCGGAAAACGACCAACTGATGAGTTATTTGGGGGAAACTTTACTCTCCACAGCTACATCAAATCTGTGTTGCCAGAGCAAGTGTTGAAAATTGCAGACAAATCGTTTTTTGACAATGGTCTGATAGTTGGTTTTCCTATTGCTGAGTGCTTGACACTGGTTTTGGATGTGGGACTTAGGTGTTCTGAAGAATCACCAACAAACCGGCTCGAAATGAGTGAAGCTACAAAGGAGCTAATCTCAATCAGAGAGAGGTTCTTTAAAGCCAGATGA